Proteins found in one Nocardia brasiliensis ATCC 700358 genomic segment:
- a CDS encoding enoyl-CoA hydratase/isomerase family protein, producing MSLIRTDRNGAVLTVWLDNPPYNFLTSAIMSELAALLTALETDAEIRAVVLTSAVEDVFVSHYDVAEILAGAEAAPVTLTQRTASAALHASRAADRIPGGQAVLARAGASGVADLRQYHEVCRRMRNADKVFIAALNGRTLGGGCELALSCDLRLMADGPFEIGQPEILVGIIPGGGGTQMLTRVLGAGRAMELCLEGAPITPARALEIGLVHRLVEPSGLLAEAQATAARLARRSPVAVGALKRAIYEGGSEPLEKGLHYERAGFLETSSTPVAKRAMRAYLDEIRAVESDGRDLASFVAERLPRWVEGSVVDFTNPAGKQQDR from the coding sequence ATGAGCCTGATCCGTACCGACCGAAACGGTGCCGTTCTCACCGTATGGCTGGACAATCCGCCCTACAACTTCCTGACCAGTGCGATCATGTCCGAACTGGCGGCGCTGCTGACCGCGCTGGAAACCGATGCCGAGATTCGCGCCGTGGTGCTGACCAGCGCGGTCGAGGACGTGTTCGTCAGCCACTACGACGTGGCCGAGATCCTGGCGGGCGCGGAAGCCGCGCCGGTCACCCTCACCCAGCGCACGGCGTCGGCGGCCCTGCATGCGAGTCGCGCCGCCGATCGGATCCCGGGCGGACAGGCCGTCTTGGCCAGGGCCGGCGCGAGCGGTGTCGCGGATCTGCGGCAGTACCACGAGGTCTGCCGGCGAATGCGCAACGCGGACAAGGTATTCATCGCCGCACTGAACGGACGCACCCTGGGCGGCGGTTGTGAACTGGCGTTGTCGTGTGATCTGCGGCTGATGGCCGATGGTCCGTTCGAAATCGGCCAGCCGGAGATCCTGGTGGGCATCATTCCCGGGGGTGGCGGCACGCAGATGCTGACCCGGGTGCTCGGCGCGGGCCGGGCGATGGAACTGTGCCTGGAGGGCGCGCCGATCACACCCGCCCGTGCGCTCGAGATCGGTCTGGTGCACCGCCTGGTCGAGCCGTCCGGCCTGCTCGCCGAGGCGCAGGCGACCGCCGCCCGGCTCGCTCGGCGCTCGCCGGTGGCGGTCGGCGCGTTGAAACGCGCCATCTACGAAGGCGGTTCGGAGCCGCTCGAAAAGGGGCTGCACTATGAGCGCGCCGGTTTCCTGGAGACGAGTTCCACTCCGGTGGCCAAGCGGGCAATGAGGGCCTATCTCGACGAGATCCGTGCGGTGGAGTCCGACGGCCGCGACCTGGCGAGTTTCGTGGCCGAAAGGCTGCCCCGCTGGGTCGAGGGCAGCGTGGTCGACTTCACGAATCCGGCTGGGAAACAACAGGATCGCTAG
- a CDS encoding MFS transporter codes for MVSAELEQTLRTEHLSPWKRMRYWMVAHAVDDFYQGLVPASIPFFVLERHYSYVAASGLALAATLGSSLPQPILGVLADRWRLLWLAPAGLAVAGIGAGLAGLAPAYWLVWMLLLVSGLGIAAFHPAAGRDARRDAGHSASAMSLFAAGGSVGFFLAPALATPALVAYGVGATALFIPPAVLMGFVLWRYQLRRTSGLRGVVAAAGHDRWRPFFVLTAVAVVRSIISFGLNTFLALYWINALGSSPTLGGVALAAFLVGGVAGTLLGGRIADRIGMTRTIQIGSVAAIPAIAALRFVPSPHLALALAALTGVIVNIPFAVLVKLGQDYLPSRPGTAAGVTLGLAVSVGGLFVPLLGLIADHQGPQAVLTTLCFVPIAAIGLSLMLPPVERTRKASDPVVSQPDS; via the coding sequence ATGGTGAGCGCCGAGCTCGAACAGACCTTGCGGACCGAGCACCTGTCGCCGTGGAAACGGATGCGGTACTGGATGGTCGCGCACGCGGTCGACGACTTCTACCAGGGCCTCGTGCCCGCCAGCATCCCGTTCTTCGTGCTGGAGCGGCACTACAGCTACGTGGCCGCGTCGGGGCTGGCGCTCGCCGCCACTCTGGGCAGCTCCTTGCCGCAGCCGATCCTCGGGGTGCTCGCCGACCGGTGGCGGCTGCTGTGGCTGGCGCCAGCAGGGCTGGCGGTCGCGGGCATCGGGGCCGGTCTCGCAGGACTGGCACCGGCCTACTGGTTGGTGTGGATGCTGCTGCTCGTCTCCGGCCTCGGCATCGCCGCCTTCCATCCCGCGGCGGGCCGGGACGCCCGCCGCGACGCGGGCCACAGCGCTTCTGCGATGAGCCTGTTCGCGGCCGGCGGCAGCGTCGGGTTCTTCCTCGCGCCCGCACTCGCGACACCGGCCCTGGTGGCCTACGGGGTGGGGGCGACCGCGTTGTTCATCCCGCCCGCGGTGCTGATGGGATTCGTGCTGTGGCGCTATCAATTGCGGCGCACCTCGGGGTTGCGTGGCGTGGTCGCCGCCGCCGGACACGATCGCTGGCGGCCGTTCTTCGTGCTCACCGCCGTCGCGGTGGTGCGCTCGATCATCTCCTTCGGCCTGAACACTTTTCTCGCGCTGTACTGGATCAATGCGCTGGGCAGCTCGCCCACCCTGGGCGGCGTCGCCTTGGCGGCCTTCCTGGTCGGTGGCGTCGCGGGCACCCTGCTCGGCGGCCGCATCGCCGACCGCATCGGCATGACCCGCACGATCCAGATCGGCAGTGTCGCAGCGATTCCCGCGATCGCCGCACTGCGGTTCGTGCCGAGCCCGCACCTCGCGCTCGCCCTGGCCGCGCTCACCGGCGTGATCGTGAACATCCCGTTCGCGGTGCTGGTCAAGCTGGGCCAGGACTACCTGCCCAGCCGTCCCGGCACCGCCGCGGGCGTCACCCTCGGGCTCGCGGTGAGTGTGGGCGGGCTCTTCGTGCCGCTACTCGGTCTCATCGCCGATCATCAAGGGCCACAGGCGGTTCTCACCACCCTGTGCTTCGTGCCGATCGCCGCGATCGGGCTCAGCCTGATGCTGCCGCCAGTCGAGCGAACCCGGAAAGCTAGCGATCCTGTTGTTTCCCAGCCGGATTCGTGA
- a CDS encoding AraC family transcriptional regulator, which produces MFSQDSTVAKTLNGGARIDRHRHAEHQVVYPSSGVAEVRTDAGSWIAPADRAIWIPAGCAHEHHFYGPTRFHTVGFPFDLAPDWTTPSVIAAVPLVRELIITCSTSTDLPDDELVPLRRVLLDQLRRSPEQPLRLPAARDERLRKACALVESDLTEVWTLAGLGRQVGAAERTLTRLFRTELAMTYPQWRTQLRLHHAVQLLAERVPVTVVAHRCGWSSASAFIEVYRRSLGHTPGAYRPN; this is translated from the coding sequence ATATTCAGCCAAGATTCGACGGTGGCGAAGACGCTGAACGGTGGCGCGCGCATCGATCGGCACCGGCATGCCGAGCACCAGGTGGTGTATCCGAGTTCCGGAGTGGCCGAGGTCCGCACCGACGCGGGGAGCTGGATCGCGCCCGCGGACCGGGCGATCTGGATTCCCGCCGGGTGTGCGCACGAGCATCACTTCTACGGGCCGACGCGATTCCATACCGTCGGTTTTCCGTTCGACCTGGCACCCGACTGGACCACGCCCTCGGTGATCGCCGCGGTGCCGCTGGTCCGCGAGTTGATCATCACCTGTTCGACCTCGACCGACCTGCCCGACGACGAACTCGTGCCCTTACGCCGGGTGCTGCTCGATCAGTTGCGGCGCAGCCCCGAGCAACCGTTGCGGTTGCCCGCCGCCCGGGACGAGCGGCTCCGAAAAGCTTGCGCGCTGGTCGAGTCCGACCTGACCGAGGTGTGGACGCTGGCCGGGCTCGGGCGCCAGGTCGGTGCGGCCGAGCGCACGCTGACCCGGCTGTTCCGCACCGAACTGGCGATGACCTATCCGCAGTGGCGCACGCAGCTGCGCCTGCACCATGCCGTGCAGTTGCTCGCCGAGCGGGTGCCGGTGACCGTCGTCGCGCATCGGTGCGGCTGGTCGTCGGCGAGCGCGTTCATCGAGGTCTATCGCCGCTCGCTCGGCCACACGCCGGGGGCGTACCGGCCGAACTGA
- a CDS encoding crotonase/enoyl-CoA hydratase family protein yields MPDFDNHSGTRPAAWYEGLTESPDSPWSDRPLPPAEATYRTLTYEVTGRIARITFNRPEHGNAITSDTPVELAHAVERADLDPRVHVMVVSGRGKGFCGGYDLSIFAENSFGPAEAADSPAGTVLDPVIQARNHTPWDTWDPMVDYAMMSRFNRGFASLLYANKPTVAKLHGFAVAGGTDIALYADQIICADDTKIGYPPTRVWGIPAAGMWAHRLGDQRAKRLLFTGDCLSGKQAEEWGLAVEAPPADELDARTEALLERIARMPVNQLIMAKLALNSALLAQGVANSGMISTVFDGISRHTREGYAFQLRAATEGFREAVRERDEPYGDWKRAQFEK; encoded by the coding sequence TTGCCCGACTTCGACAATCACTCCGGCACCCGGCCGGCCGCCTGGTACGAGGGGCTCACCGAGTCGCCCGATTCCCCCTGGTCGGATCGTCCGCTCCCACCCGCCGAGGCCACCTACCGCACGCTGACCTACGAAGTCACCGGCCGGATCGCCCGGATCACGTTCAACCGCCCCGAGCACGGCAACGCGATCACCTCCGACACGCCCGTCGAGCTGGCGCACGCGGTCGAACGCGCCGACCTCGATCCCCGGGTACACGTGATGGTGGTGTCCGGGCGCGGCAAAGGGTTCTGCGGCGGGTACGACCTGTCGATCTTCGCGGAGAACTCCTTCGGCCCCGCCGAGGCGGCAGATTCGCCGGCTGGCACCGTGCTCGATCCCGTGATCCAGGCGCGCAACCACACCCCTTGGGACACTTGGGATCCCATGGTCGACTACGCGATGATGAGCCGGTTCAACCGCGGCTTCGCCAGCCTGCTGTACGCCAACAAACCGACCGTGGCGAAACTGCACGGCTTCGCCGTCGCGGGCGGCACCGACATCGCGCTCTACGCCGACCAGATCATCTGCGCCGACGACACCAAGATCGGCTACCCGCCCACCCGGGTCTGGGGCATCCCGGCCGCGGGCATGTGGGCGCACCGGCTCGGCGATCAGCGCGCGAAGCGGTTGCTGTTCACCGGTGACTGCCTGTCCGGCAAACAGGCCGAGGAATGGGGTCTCGCGGTCGAGGCGCCGCCGGCCGATGAACTCGACGCACGCACCGAGGCCCTGCTCGAGCGCATCGCCCGGATGCCGGTCAACCAGCTGATCATGGCCAAACTGGCGCTCAACAGCGCGCTGCTGGCCCAGGGCGTGGCCAACTCCGGCATGATCAGCACGGTCTTCGACGGCATCTCCCGGCACACCCGCGAGGGCTATGCCTTCCAATTGCGTGCGGCCACCGAGGGTTTCCGCGAGGCCGTCCGGGAACGCGACGAACCGTACGGAGACTGGAAGCGGGCCCAGTTCGAAAAATAG
- a CDS encoding acyl-CoA dehydrogenase family protein, whose product MPTHTVTNQVPPLVDYDAAEQPVLLEALQRAGAEHALDELHAIGRLAGSAAAIELGDLAETHPPTLRTHDRFGNRVDEVVYDPSYHRLLTHAIDFGLHGAVWTDPRPNPHLTRAAKLSVWGPVDAGHGCPISMTYAVVPALRAAPELAAQYEPLLCAREYDPGLRAPLTKRGLIAGMSMTEKQGGSDVRANTTTATPMSDGTYRITGHKWFTSAPMSDVFLVLAQAPGGLSCFFVPRVLPDGTRNPFALQRLKDKLGNRSNASSEVEYDNTVGWLVGEEGRGVPTIIEMVNLTRLDCTLGTATAMRTGVAAAAHHGAYRSAFGATLADQPLMRNVLADLAIEAEAATTVALWLAELTDRATAGVDGADELRRISLAVSKYYVCKRGPIHAAEALECLGGNGYVEESRMPRLYREAPLMSIWEGSGNVAALDTLRAMAKQPETLGAFFAEVERAAGADRHLDAAIARLKTQFADFETIQHRARRIVGAMAQVLQASLLVRYGHPAVADAFTVSRLGGEHGDVFGTLPTGIDSAAIIQRATPKTAH is encoded by the coding sequence ATGCCCACTCATACGGTGACCAATCAAGTACCTCCACTGGTCGATTACGACGCGGCCGAACAACCGGTGCTGCTCGAGGCGCTGCAGCGGGCCGGAGCTGAGCACGCTCTCGACGAGCTGCACGCGATCGGGCGGCTCGCGGGCAGCGCCGCGGCCATCGAACTCGGTGACCTCGCCGAAACGCACCCGCCGACACTGCGCACGCACGATCGGTTCGGCAATCGTGTCGACGAGGTCGTCTACGACCCGAGCTATCACCGGCTGCTGACCCACGCGATCGACTTCGGCCTGCACGGTGCGGTGTGGACCGATCCGCGGCCGAATCCGCACCTGACGCGGGCCGCGAAGTTGAGCGTGTGGGGTCCGGTCGACGCCGGGCACGGCTGCCCGATCTCGATGACCTACGCGGTGGTGCCCGCCCTGCGCGCCGCTCCGGAGCTCGCCGCGCAGTACGAACCACTGTTGTGCGCAAGGGAATACGATCCCGGCCTGCGTGCCCCGCTGACCAAGCGTGGGCTGATCGCCGGGATGTCGATGACCGAGAAGCAGGGCGGCTCCGACGTTCGGGCCAACACGACCACGGCCACGCCGATGTCGGACGGCACCTACCGGATCACCGGGCACAAATGGTTCACCTCCGCGCCGATGTCGGACGTGTTCCTCGTCTTGGCGCAGGCGCCGGGCGGCCTGTCCTGCTTCTTCGTGCCCCGGGTGCTGCCCGACGGCACGCGCAATCCCTTTGCGCTGCAACGGCTCAAGGACAAGCTGGGCAATCGCTCCAACGCGAGCAGCGAGGTCGAGTACGACAACACGGTCGGCTGGCTGGTCGGCGAGGAGGGGCGCGGTGTCCCCACGATCATTGAGATGGTCAACCTGACCAGGCTCGACTGCACCCTCGGCACCGCGACGGCGATGCGTACCGGCGTCGCTGCCGCCGCGCATCACGGCGCGTACCGCAGCGCGTTCGGCGCGACCCTCGCCGATCAGCCGCTGATGCGCAATGTGCTCGCCGATCTCGCGATCGAGGCGGAGGCGGCGACCACGGTCGCGCTGTGGCTCGCCGAGCTCACCGACCGGGCGACGGCCGGGGTGGACGGCGCCGACGAGTTGCGCCGGATCTCGCTCGCGGTGAGCAAATACTATGTGTGCAAACGCGGTCCGATCCATGCCGCCGAAGCGCTGGAATGCCTGGGCGGCAACGGATATGTCGAGGAGTCGCGGATGCCGCGGCTCTATCGGGAAGCACCGCTGATGTCGATCTGGGAAGGTTCCGGCAATGTCGCGGCGCTCGACACGTTGCGCGCCATGGCGAAACAACCGGAAACCCTCGGCGCGTTCTTCGCCGAAGTCGAACGCGCCGCGGGCGCGGATCGTCATCTCGATGCCGCGATCGCCCGGCTGAAAACACAATTCGCGGACTTCGAGACAATTCAGCACCGGGCGCGGCGGATCGTCGGTGCGATGGCGCAGGTGCTCCAGGCGTCGTTGCTCGTCCGCTACGGCCATCCCGCGGTCGCCGACGCTTTCACGGTCAGCCGGCTCGGCGGGGAACATGGCGATGTGTTCGGCACGCTACCGACCGGTATCGATAGTGCCGCGATCATTCAGCGCGCGACGCCGAAGACGGCGCACTGA
- a CDS encoding PaaX family transcriptional regulator C-terminal domain-containing protein, with product MRKLTARSAILSALLGAHPAQAPVSWIVSVAEELGLQQSAVRVALTRMVAMGDLERGQGVYRLSDRLIERQRRQDAAVSPLLKAWDGEWYLAVVTAVGDDAAARTAFRDTMRARKLGELREGVWTRPANVEIALGPDASRRVSVFTAAPHDSPVELAENLFAPQLWARDAQRLLRAFADSTSLRERFEVAAAAVRHILDDPLLPEPLLPADWPGAQLRAEYAAFRTEFMAFAEQLLVPSEA from the coding sequence ATGCGGAAGCTGACCGCGCGGTCGGCGATTCTGAGCGCGTTGCTCGGCGCACACCCGGCGCAGGCGCCGGTCAGCTGGATCGTTTCGGTGGCCGAGGAGCTCGGGCTGCAGCAGTCGGCCGTGCGCGTCGCGCTGACCAGGATGGTCGCCATGGGCGACCTGGAACGCGGTCAGGGCGTGTACCGGCTCTCCGACCGGCTGATCGAACGACAGCGCAGGCAGGACGCGGCGGTCAGTCCGCTGCTGAAAGCCTGGGACGGGGAATGGTATCTGGCGGTGGTGACCGCCGTCGGCGATGACGCGGCCGCGCGCACCGCGTTCCGCGACACGATGCGCGCACGCAAACTCGGCGAATTGCGGGAAGGCGTCTGGACCCGGCCCGCGAACGTCGAGATCGCGCTCGGGCCGGATGCGAGCAGGCGCGTTTCCGTGTTCACCGCGGCACCGCACGATTCGCCGGTCGAGCTGGCGGAAAACCTTTTCGCGCCACAACTCTGGGCGCGCGACGCACAGCGGCTGCTGCGCGCCTTCGCGGATTCGACCTCGCTGCGCGAGCGGTTCGAGGTGGCCGCGGCGGCGGTGCGGCATATTCTCGACGATCCTTTGCTACCCGAGCCGCTGCTGCCCGCCGACTGGCCGGGTGCGCAGCTGCGCGCCGAATATGCCGCGTTCCGTACGGAATTCATGGCATTCGCCGAGCAGCTGCTCGTCCCCTCGGAGGCTTAG
- a CDS encoding histone-like nucleoid-structuring protein Lsr2, which produces MAKKVTVTLVDDYDGKSKANETVQFSIDGVAYEIDLSTKNAGKLRVTLEPWAEKARKIGRAKRKGTGKATSATDREQTAAIREWARTNGHNVSTRGRIPADIVAAYNNAN; this is translated from the coding sequence ATGGCCAAGAAAGTCACCGTCACCCTCGTCGACGACTACGACGGCAAGTCGAAAGCGAATGAAACAGTTCAGTTTTCGATTGATGGGGTGGCCTACGAGATCGATCTGTCCACCAAGAACGCGGGTAAGCTGCGCGTGACGCTGGAGCCCTGGGCGGAAAAGGCGCGCAAGATTGGCCGGGCGAAGCGCAAAGGTACCGGGAAAGCCACTTCCGCGACCGATCGTGAGCAAACAGCCGCGATCCGGGAATGGGCCAGGACGAACGGGCACAACGTATCCACCCGTGGCCGGATCCCCGCCGACATTGTCGCGGCATATAACAACGCGAACTAG
- a CDS encoding LysR family transcriptional regulator ArgP: protein MDLQLDQLRALHAAVTEGTFDAAAKSLRITPSAISQRIKALEDAAGRVLLQRTKPVRPTESGLAVLRLARQIELLAGDTARELGDAHRATDRPLRLPIAVNADSLETWALPALAAAPPGVCFEIHREDEEHTTRLLRDGTVMAAITSTATPVQGCRVEPLGAMRYRPMAQPRFARTWFPDGATAKAYAVAPVVLFDRKDDLQDRQLRKRSRQPLDPPRHYVPSSSGFAEAVRLGLGWGMLPDLQTRNFGRAELVPIDGAAFIDVPLYWQQWRLDSPALSAVATAIAAAAADSLR from the coding sequence ATGGACCTGCAGCTCGACCAGCTCCGCGCGTTGCACGCGGCGGTCACCGAGGGCACCTTCGACGCCGCGGCGAAGAGCCTGCGGATCACCCCGTCCGCGATCAGCCAGCGCATCAAGGCACTGGAGGACGCCGCGGGGCGCGTCCTGCTGCAACGCACGAAACCGGTGCGCCCCACCGAATCCGGGCTCGCGGTGCTGCGCCTGGCGCGGCAGATCGAGCTGCTGGCCGGCGACACCGCGCGCGAACTCGGCGACGCGCACCGCGCGACCGACCGGCCGCTGCGGCTGCCGATCGCGGTCAACGCGGACTCGCTGGAGACCTGGGCGTTGCCCGCGCTGGCCGCGGCCCCGCCGGGCGTCTGCTTCGAAATCCACCGGGAGGACGAGGAACACACCACCCGGCTGCTGCGCGACGGCACGGTGATGGCGGCCATCACCTCGACCGCGACGCCGGTGCAGGGCTGCCGGGTGGAACCACTGGGCGCGATGCGCTATCGGCCGATGGCGCAACCGCGCTTCGCCCGAACCTGGTTTCCCGACGGCGCCACCGCGAAAGCCTATGCGGTGGCACCGGTGGTGCTGTTCGATCGCAAAGACGATCTCCAAGACCGGCAGTTACGCAAACGCAGTCGGCAACCGCTCGACCCGCCGCGCCATTACGTTCCCTCCTCCTCCGGTTTCGCCGAAGCGGTACGACTCGGACTCGGCTGGGGTATGTTGCCCGATCTGCAAACCCGGAATTTCGGGCGTGCCGAACTCGTTCCGATCGATGGTGCGGCATTCATCGATGTGCCGCTGTACTGGCAGCAATGGCGGCTGGACTCACCGGCATTGAGTGCGGTGGCCACGGCGATTGCTGCGGCCGCGGCCGATTCACTGCGCTGA
- a CDS encoding LysE/ArgO family amino acid transporter, producing MSSAALAALSGLGFGLSLIVAIGAQNAFVLRQGVRGQHIFAVVAVCALSDILLIAAGVGGFGVVVESVPAVVTVVRYAGAAFLLGYALLAARRAFASAALTMDTAGATVALGATIATCLALTWLNPHVYLDTVVLLGSFANTYATPDRWFLGAGAMLGSVVWFAALGYGARLLGPIFARPVAWRVLDSGIAVMMTVLAVGLVCSG from the coding sequence ATGTCTTCGGCGGCTCTCGCGGCTCTCTCCGGTCTCGGTTTCGGACTCTCACTGATCGTGGCGATCGGCGCGCAGAACGCGTTCGTCCTGCGCCAAGGCGTGCGCGGGCAGCACATCTTCGCGGTGGTCGCGGTGTGCGCGCTGTCGGACATCCTGTTGATCGCCGCGGGGGTGGGCGGTTTCGGTGTGGTCGTCGAATCGGTGCCCGCCGTGGTCACGGTGGTGCGCTACGCGGGCGCGGCCTTCCTGCTCGGCTACGCGTTGCTCGCCGCGCGCCGAGCCTTCGCGTCCGCGGCACTGACCATGGACACCGCGGGCGCGACCGTCGCGCTCGGTGCGACCATCGCGACCTGCCTGGCGTTGACCTGGCTCAACCCGCACGTCTATCTCGACACAGTGGTGCTGCTCGGTTCGTTCGCCAATACCTATGCCACACCCGATCGCTGGTTCCTCGGCGCGGGCGCGATGCTCGGCAGCGTGGTCTGGTTCGCCGCCCTCGGCTACGGCGCGCGCCTGCTCGGCCCGATCTTCGCGCGCCCGGTCGCGTGGCGGGTTCTCGACTCCGGCATCGCGGTGATGATGACGGTGCTCGCCGTGGGACTGGTCTGCTCCGGGTGA
- a CDS encoding CsbD family protein has protein sequence MTKHDSGPREAVEGIVEDVKGKAKEAAGIVTGDESLKSEGRAQQDMAESEREAAKKEAEAEKARAEAKLDEARQSAYQSGKEADNS, from the coding sequence ATGACCAAGCACGACAGCGGACCGCGCGAAGCCGTCGAGGGCATCGTCGAGGACGTCAAGGGCAAGGCCAAGGAAGCCGCGGGCATCGTCACCGGAGACGAAAGCCTGAAGAGCGAGGGCCGCGCTCAACAGGACATGGCCGAATCGGAGCGTGAAGCCGCGAAGAAGGAAGCCGAAGCCGAAAAGGCGCGGGCCGAGGCCAAACTCGATGAGGCGCGCCAGAGTGCCTACCAGAGCGGCAAGGAAGCCGACAACTCTTGA
- a CDS encoding FAD-dependent oxidoreductase yields MVTIIGGGIAGAVLAGALGRAERPVTVYESQPTGGAGAFLVLDGRAHTALVGLGVSADQLHAASHPVEALRADGVSGPARGNSTAERRLYLRAELMRVLTEFAAGSSAVLRFDTPITEVDGTAGTLGSGGRPVPADELIVAADGIDSVARRALEPGRTAEYAGQIVIYGVTRQPVRPGTDPAVLHFDRTLGPDGRPLTTFGHLWNDTVSVWFTRLTRPPLDRQHKGAQPMDQWTDAVLAASPAVRDVIEPLLAQTDSVHVSNARTVPLAGARPPQLPVLLCGDADHAITPAAGVGARDAIEDAAALYEAIVSGGAPAAAMAERRRRILAERERAAQMFRAAT; encoded by the coding sequence ATGGTCACGATCATCGGCGGTGGCATAGCCGGAGCGGTGCTCGCGGGAGCGCTCGGCCGTGCGGAGCGACCCGTCACCGTGTACGAAAGCCAACCGACCGGTGGTGCCGGCGCGTTTCTGGTGCTCGACGGACGCGCCCACACCGCATTGGTGGGATTGGGTGTGTCGGCCGATCAACTGCACGCTGCCTCGCATCCGGTGGAAGCGCTACGCGCGGACGGGGTTTCGGGACCCGCGCGCGGCAACTCGACCGCGGAGCGGCGACTCTATCTGCGGGCCGAGCTCATGCGGGTGCTCACCGAATTCGCCGCGGGCAGTTCCGCGGTCCTGCGGTTCGACACACCCATCACCGAGGTGGACGGCACCGCGGGCACCCTCGGCAGCGGTGGACGACCGGTGCCGGCCGACGAGCTGATCGTCGCCGCCGACGGCATCGACTCGGTCGCGCGGCGCGCCCTGGAACCCGGACGAACCGCCGAATACGCCGGGCAGATCGTCATTTACGGCGTCACCCGGCAACCGGTCCGGCCAGGCACCGACCCGGCCGTCCTGCATTTCGATCGCACACTCGGTCCCGACGGCCGTCCCCTGACCACCTTCGGGCACCTGTGGAACGACACGGTCTCGGTGTGGTTCACCCGCTTGACCCGGCCGCCGCTGGACCGGCAGCACAAGGGCGCACAGCCGATGGATCAGTGGACAGATGCCGTCCTGGCGGCCTCGCCCGCCGTGCGCGACGTCATCGAACCCTTACTGGCGCAGACCGATTCGGTGCACGTCTCGAACGCACGCACCGTGCCGCTCGCCGGTGCCCGGCCCCCGCAGCTCCCGGTGCTGCTCTGCGGCGACGCCGATCATGCGATCACCCCGGCCGCGGGCGTCGGCGCCCGCGACGCCATCGAGGACGCGGCCGCGCTGTACGAGGCGATCGTTTCCGGCGGCGCACCGGCCGCCGCGATGGCCGAGCGACGGCGGCGCATTCTCGCCGAACGAGAGCGGGCCGCCCAGATGTTCCGCGCCGCAACATAA